A genomic stretch from Bordetella sp. N includes:
- the coaE gene encoding dephospho-CoA kinase (Dephospho-CoA kinase (CoaE) performs the final step in coenzyme A biosynthesis.) codes for MSATSQPARRLTIGLTGGIGSGKSRVADLLAEWGASVIDTDVIAHRLTAPGGAAMAAIEQAFGPRARRADGALDRDWMREQVFADPSARARLEAILHPLIGQHAEQDAAAATGCYVVFVVPLLIESGRWVQRVDRVCVIDCDPDTQIARVQSRSGLTISTIQRIMAAQVARATRLAAAHDVILNDGATLPDELRARAKTLHEQWCVLAASTLTSAPASMPRGA; via the coding sequence ATGAGCGCTACTTCTCAACCTGCAAGGCGTCTGACTATCGGTCTTACCGGCGGCATCGGCTCGGGCAAAAGCCGTGTGGCCGACCTGCTGGCAGAATGGGGCGCCAGCGTGATCGATACCGACGTCATCGCCCATCGTCTGACGGCGCCCGGCGGCGCCGCGATGGCGGCCATCGAGCAGGCTTTCGGCCCGCGCGCGCGCCGCGCCGATGGGGCGCTGGATCGCGACTGGATGCGTGAACAGGTGTTCGCCGACCCGTCCGCACGCGCTCGTCTGGAGGCCATCCTGCATCCCCTGATCGGCCAGCATGCCGAGCAGGACGCCGCGGCCGCCACGGGCTGTTATGTGGTTTTCGTCGTGCCCCTATTGATCGAGTCGGGACGCTGGGTACAACGGGTCGACCGAGTGTGTGTCATTGATTGCGATCCGGATACACAGATTGCACGTGTGCAGTCGCGCAGCGGGCTGACGATATCGACCATCCAGCGTATTATGGCGGCACAGGTCGCTCGGGCAACCCGCCTGGCGGCCGCGCACGACGTGATTCTCAACGACGGCGCGACCTTGCCGGACGAGTTGCGCGCGCGGGCGAAAACCCTGCATGAACAGTGGTGTGTGCTGGCGGCTTCCACTCTGACATCGGCCCCGGCATCCATGCCTCGCGGCGCGTGA
- the zapD gene encoding cell division protein ZapD: protein MILYEYPFNERIRAYLRLEYLFDRLFYFAKPGDAKNHQIAVATIFDILDAIERTDIKTSVLQDMERQRLQLVALRDHPGVSQDALEGMLREMEKTTSALSTQGKAGQPLRENEWLVSLRGRLAVPGGATQIEMPSYHAWQNKPEDVRCADLQNWINPLKPLSEGVTIGLRLMRESGRKQEATAEQGAFQQMLGGRLNQLLRVWVADDAGVFPEISANKYMIWIRFSTQGGEAKPQQVSRDVPFQMSLCST from the coding sequence GTGATTCTTTACGAATATCCCTTCAACGAGCGTATCCGGGCCTATCTGCGCCTTGAATACCTCTTCGACCGGTTGTTCTATTTCGCCAAGCCCGGCGACGCCAAGAATCATCAGATCGCTGTCGCGACCATCTTCGATATCCTCGATGCCATCGAGCGTACCGATATCAAGACCTCGGTGCTGCAGGACATGGAGCGTCAGCGGCTGCAACTGGTGGCTTTGCGCGATCATCCGGGCGTGTCGCAGGATGCGCTCGAAGGCATGCTGCGCGAAATGGAAAAAACCACCAGCGCCTTGTCCACGCAGGGCAAGGCCGGCCAGCCTTTGCGGGAAAACGAATGGCTGGTCAGCCTGCGCGGCCGCCTGGCCGTGCCGGGCGGCGCCACCCAGATCGAAATGCCGTCCTACCATGCCTGGCAGAACAAGCCGGAAGACGTGCGCTGCGCCGACCTGCAGAACTGGATCAATCCCCTCAAGCCGCTCAGCGAAGGGGTGACCATAGGCCTGCGCCTGATGCGCGAATCAGGCCGCAAACAGGAAGCGACTGCCGAGCAGGGCGCCTTCCAGCAGATGCTGGGCGGACGCCTGAACCAGCTGCTGCGCGTCTGGGTGGCCGACGATGCCGGCGTTTTCCCTGAGATTAGCGCCAATAAGTACATGATTTGGATCAGGTTTTCCACCCAAGGTGGGGAGGCCAAGCCGCAGCAGGTAAGCCGCGACGTGCCGTTCCAGATGTCACTCTGCAGCACCTGA
- a CDS encoding A24 family peptidase, translating to MQSTLAIDMTTAIALAALAGLFVGNWLAGLVERLPRIMDYDWEAQFREWRGDQTHGDEARGEQARDDQPRADQSQVDNQRPSLWWPSRQCPACQAPVTGWRRLPLVGWLSQRGRCAACGKSVAWRYPVLECLTALGFAACVWHFGPGVQALWAMLLVASLLALAWIDKDTGLLPDVITLPLLWAGLLANVADTFAPTAQAVLGAAVGYGLLWLLFHGYRLITGREGMGYGDFKLLAALGAWLGLAALPMLLLAASLAGAVVGLLMIALRRARRGQPQPFGPFLAAAGIVALFSGGVWTGWLF from the coding sequence ATGCAGTCCACACTCGCCATCGACATGACTACCGCCATCGCCCTGGCCGCGCTGGCGGGCCTGTTCGTGGGCAATTGGCTGGCCGGCTTGGTGGAGCGCCTGCCGCGCATCATGGACTACGACTGGGAGGCCCAGTTTCGTGAGTGGCGGGGCGACCAGACGCACGGCGATGAAGCGCGGGGCGAGCAAGCGCGGGACGACCAACCACGGGCCGATCAGTCGCAGGTGGACAATCAACGGCCCAGCCTGTGGTGGCCGTCGCGCCAGTGCCCGGCCTGTCAGGCGCCGGTCACCGGCTGGCGCCGCCTGCCCCTGGTCGGCTGGCTGTCTCAGCGTGGCCGCTGCGCCGCTTGCGGCAAGTCTGTCGCATGGCGCTATCCCGTGCTGGAATGCCTGACGGCCCTGGGCTTCGCTGCTTGCGTCTGGCACTTCGGGCCTGGTGTCCAGGCCTTGTGGGCCATGCTGCTGGTGGCGTCCTTGCTGGCCCTGGCCTGGATCGACAAGGACACGGGCCTGCTGCCGGACGTCATCACGCTGCCCTTGCTATGGGCGGGATTGCTGGCCAATGTGGCGGACACCTTCGCGCCCACGGCCCAGGCGGTATTGGGCGCGGCGGTCGGCTATGGTCTGTTGTGGCTGCTGTTTCACGGCTACCGCCTGATCACCGGGCGCGAAGGCATGGGCTATGGTGATTTCAAATTGCTGGCGGCGCTGGGCGCCTGGCTGGGGCTGGCGGCCTTGCCCATGCTGTTGCTGGCCGCTTCGCTGGCGGGCGCCGTGGTCGGCTTGTTGATGATCGCCTTGCGGCGCGCGCGGCGCGGCCAACCGCAACCGTTTGGCCCCTTTCTGGCGGCGGCTGGTATCGTGGCGCTGTTCAGCGGCGGCGTGTGGACGGGCTGGCTGTTTTAG
- a CDS encoding MdtA/MuxA family multidrug efflux RND transporter periplasmic adaptor subunit: MVEPISATKPTRTRRRVIGWTIVALIVAGIAWLVLRPTHQGGNRQRGGQPPAAGAPGAAAPGAPAASGGQNGQAGQAGGNRPRPGGRAGGPGGPGGMGELPVPVRVFTAATQDMEISLPALGTVTAYNTVTVRSRVDGELVKVNFKEGQYVKAGDVLAQVDPRPYEVQLAQALGTQTQNLAQLDNARRDLGRYQALLKQESIAKQQVDTQLALVRQYEGTAKTDQANVDSARLQLTYARITAPLTGRLGLRQVDQGNLVSSGDTNGLVVITQTQPIAVVFTLPETQLPAVREQLRSGHTLEVVAYDRGNTKQLSAGVLETLDNQIDVTTGTLKMKARFDNGDDALFPNQFVNIRLRVETRKGVTVIPNGAVQRGSKGPFVFVAQPDNTVVVRQLKLGPVNNDMVAIDDGLKPGDRVVIEGTDRLRAGAKVDVVTDPSSTIPASPGAALGAEPGASTAVPARTAP; this comes from the coding sequence ATGGTTGAACCTATTTCCGCCACCAAGCCCACCCGCACACGTCGTCGTGTGATCGGCTGGACGATCGTTGCCTTGATCGTGGCGGGCATTGCCTGGCTGGTCCTGCGGCCCACCCATCAGGGCGGCAATCGGCAGCGGGGAGGCCAACCGCCGGCGGCCGGTGCCCCCGGAGCGGCCGCGCCAGGCGCGCCAGCCGCCTCTGGCGGGCAAAACGGCCAGGCTGGCCAGGCCGGCGGCAATCGCCCGCGGCCGGGTGGCCGCGCGGGTGGTCCCGGCGGGCCTGGTGGCATGGGCGAGCTGCCGGTGCCGGTGCGCGTTTTCACCGCCGCCACCCAGGACATGGAAATTTCCCTGCCCGCCCTGGGCACGGTCACCGCCTACAACACCGTCACCGTGCGCAGCCGCGTCGACGGCGAACTGGTCAAGGTGAACTTCAAGGAAGGCCAGTATGTAAAGGCCGGCGACGTCCTGGCCCAGGTCGATCCGCGTCCTTACGAGGTGCAACTGGCCCAGGCCCTGGGCACGCAGACCCAGAACCTGGCGCAGCTGGACAACGCCCGCCGCGACCTGGGGCGCTATCAGGCCCTGTTGAAGCAGGAGTCCATCGCCAAGCAGCAGGTCGATACCCAGCTCGCCCTGGTGCGCCAATATGAAGGCACCGCCAAGACCGACCAGGCCAACGTCGATTCCGCCCGTCTGCAGCTGACCTATGCGCGTATCACCGCGCCGCTCACGGGCCGCCTGGGCCTGCGCCAGGTGGACCAGGGCAACCTGGTGTCTTCCGGCGATACCAACGGGCTGGTGGTGATCACCCAGACGCAGCCGATCGCGGTGGTCTTCACCTTGCCCGAAACCCAGTTGCCGGCGGTGCGCGAGCAGTTGCGGTCCGGTCATACGCTGGAAGTCGTGGCCTACGACCGCGGCAATACCAAGCAGCTGTCCGCCGGCGTGCTGGAAACGCTGGACAACCAGATCGACGTCACCACCGGCACGCTCAAGATGAAGGCGCGCTTCGATAATGGCGACGATGCCCTGTTCCCCAATCAGTTCGTCAACATCCGCCTGCGCGTCGAAACCCGCAAGGGCGTGACCGTGATCCCCAACGGCGCCGTGCAGCGCGGCTCCAAGGGACCCTTCGTGTTCGTGGCCCAGCCCGACAACACCGTGGTGGTACGCCAACTCAAGCTGGGTCCCGTCAACAATGACATGGTCGCCATCGACGACGGGCTCAAGCCTGGCGATCGCGTGGTCATCGAAGGTACTGACCGCCTGCGCGCCGGCGCCAAGGTGGACGTGGTCACCGATCCGTCCAGCACCATTCCGGCTTCGCCCGGGGCCGCGCTGGGCGCCGAGCCCGGTGCCAGCACCGCCGTGCCGGCAAGGACCGCGCCGTGA
- a CDS encoding MdtB/MuxB family multidrug efflux RND transporter permease subunit, with protein sequence MSPSRVFILRPVATTLLMVAILIAGVIAYRLLPVAALPEVDYPTIQVVTLYPGASPDVMTSLVTSPLERQFGQMPGLNQMSSTSSGGASVITLQFSLDLSLDVAEQEVQAAINAASNLLPSDLPVPPTYNKVNPADAPVLTLAITSPTMPLPQVRDLVETRMAQKLSQVPGVGLVSIAGGQRPAVRVRVNPQALAANGLSLSDLRTAIVGANTNQPKGNLDGPVRSTTINANDQLKSPTDYNDLIIAYRNNAPLRLSDVAQTMQGAEDIRQAAWAGEKPAILLNVQRQPDANVIDVVDRIQALMPQLRLALPATLDLSVVADRTQTIRDSISDVRFELLLSIALVVMVTFVFLRSVTATLIPSVVVPLSLVGTFGIMYLAGFTVNNLTLMALTIATGFVVDDAIVMIENIARHLEEGETPLQAALKGAGQIGFTLISLTFSLIAVLIPLLFMTEVVGRLFREFAITLAVSILISLVVSLSLTPMMCARLLKPESEIRHGRFHQWTGAMIDKLIAGYDRMLKIVLNHQPLTLLVALATFALTALLYLMVPKGFFPPQDTGIIQAITQAPQSISFKAMAERQQEAAKIILADPAVATLSSFIGVDGSNATVSAGRMQIVLKSRESRSDSMADVIARLGDSLAGMQGMITYMQPVQDLTIEDRVSRTQYQMTLSNPDLKVLSEWTPKVIDRLSRLPELADVTDDLQDEGLQTYVDIDRDAASRLGITAATIDEALYDAFGQRLISTIFTQSAQYRVVLEVMPQFSGGPDALSQIHVPTAGGVQVPLSSVAHISESHTVLAVNRLDQFPMVTVSFNLARGASLSGAVKAIQAAEKDMGMPAGVETRFQGAAAAFQSSLTSTLWLVLAAIVTMYIVLGVLYESFIHPVTILSTLPSAGVGALLALLLTGNELDMIGIIGIILLIGIVKKNAIMMIDFALDAERKRGMAPREAIHEAALLRFRPILMTTLAALFGAVPLMLSTGTGSELRQPLGLVMVGGLLLSQLLTLFTTPVIYLMFDRMGQRWRARRAARRGDAAAGAPR encoded by the coding sequence GTGAGTCCCTCACGTGTCTTCATCCTGAGGCCGGTGGCCACCACGCTGTTGATGGTGGCCATCCTGATCGCGGGCGTGATCGCCTACCGCTTGTTGCCCGTGGCGGCGCTGCCGGAGGTCGACTATCCCACGATCCAGGTGGTGACGCTGTATCCGGGCGCCAGCCCGGACGTCATGACGTCCCTGGTGACGTCGCCCCTGGAGCGGCAGTTCGGCCAGATGCCCGGGCTGAACCAGATGTCGTCCACCAGCTCTGGCGGCGCGTCGGTGATCACCCTGCAGTTCAGTCTCGATCTATCGCTGGACGTGGCCGAGCAGGAGGTGCAGGCGGCGATCAACGCGGCGTCGAATCTGCTGCCCAGCGATCTGCCGGTGCCGCCCACCTATAACAAGGTCAACCCGGCCGACGCGCCGGTTCTTACGCTGGCGATCACCTCGCCCACCATGCCGCTGCCCCAGGTGCGCGACCTGGTGGAAACGCGCATGGCGCAGAAGCTGTCGCAGGTGCCTGGCGTCGGCCTGGTAAGTATCGCCGGCGGCCAGCGGCCCGCCGTGCGCGTGCGGGTCAATCCGCAAGCCCTGGCGGCCAATGGCCTGTCACTGTCGGACCTGCGCACGGCCATCGTCGGCGCCAACACCAATCAGCCCAAGGGCAATCTGGACGGGCCGGTGCGCTCGACCACCATCAACGCGAATGACCAGCTGAAGTCGCCGACCGACTACAACGACCTGATCATCGCCTATCGCAACAATGCGCCGCTGCGCCTGTCGGACGTGGCGCAGACCATGCAGGGCGCCGAAGACATCCGCCAGGCCGCCTGGGCCGGCGAGAAACCCGCCATCCTGTTGAACGTGCAGCGCCAGCCGGACGCCAATGTGATCGACGTGGTCGACCGCATCCAGGCGCTGATGCCGCAACTGCGCCTGGCCCTGCCGGCCACCCTGGACCTGAGCGTGGTGGCGGACCGTACCCAGACCATCCGCGACTCCATCAGCGACGTGCGCTTCGAACTGCTGCTGTCGATCGCGCTGGTGGTGATGGTGACCTTCGTGTTCCTGCGCAGCGTCACCGCTACCCTGATTCCAAGCGTGGTAGTGCCCCTGTCGCTGGTGGGCACCTTCGGCATCATGTACCTGGCCGGGTTCACGGTGAACAACCTGACCCTGATGGCGCTGACGATCGCCACCGGTTTCGTGGTCGATGATGCGATCGTGATGATCGAGAATATCGCCCGCCATCTGGAAGAAGGCGAAACGCCCCTGCAGGCGGCGCTCAAGGGCGCCGGGCAGATCGGCTTCACCTTGATCTCGCTGACGTTCTCGCTGATCGCGGTGCTGATCCCGCTGCTGTTCATGACGGAGGTGGTGGGGCGCCTGTTCCGCGAATTCGCCATCACGCTGGCGGTGTCCATCCTGATCTCGCTGGTGGTGTCGCTGTCGCTGACGCCGATGATGTGCGCGCGCCTGCTGAAGCCGGAATCCGAAATCCGCCATGGCCGCTTCCACCAGTGGACCGGCGCCATGATCGACAAGCTGATCGCGGGCTACGACCGCATGCTCAAGATCGTGCTGAACCACCAGCCGCTGACCCTGCTGGTGGCGCTGGCGACCTTCGCCCTGACCGCGCTGCTCTACCTGATGGTGCCCAAGGGCTTTTTCCCGCCGCAAGACACGGGCATCATTCAGGCCATCACGCAGGCGCCGCAAAGCATCTCCTTCAAGGCCATGGCCGAGCGCCAGCAGGAAGCCGCCAAGATCATCCTGGCCGATCCGGCGGTCGCCACCTTGTCGTCCTTCATCGGCGTGGACGGCAGCAATGCCACGGTCAGCGCCGGCCGCATGCAGATCGTGCTGAAGTCGCGCGAATCGCGCAGCGATTCCATGGCCGACGTGATCGCGCGCCTGGGCGATTCGCTGGCCGGCATGCAGGGCATGATTACCTATATGCAGCCGGTGCAGGACCTGACCATCGAAGATCGCGTCAGCCGCACGCAGTACCAGATGACGCTGTCCAATCCGGACCTGAAGGTGCTCAGCGAGTGGACGCCCAAAGTGATCGACCGCCTGTCGCGCCTGCCGGAGCTGGCCGATGTCACCGACGACCTGCAGGACGAGGGCTTGCAGACCTACGTCGATATCGATCGCGATGCGGCCTCGCGCCTGGGCATCACGGCGGCGACGATAGACGAGGCCTTGTACGACGCCTTCGGCCAACGCCTGATCTCCACCATCTTCACCCAATCGGCCCAATACCGCGTGGTGCTGGAAGTCATGCCGCAGTTCAGCGGCGGTCCGGACGCCTTGTCGCAGATCCACGTGCCCACGGCCGGCGGCGTGCAGGTGCCGCTGTCCAGCGTCGCGCACATATCCGAAAGCCATACGGTGCTGGCCGTCAATCGGCTGGACCAGTTCCCCATGGTGACCGTGTCCTTCAATCTGGCGCGCGGTGCGTCGCTGTCGGGGGCGGTCAAGGCCATCCAGGCCGCGGAAAAGGACATGGGCATGCCGGCCGGCGTGGAGACCCGCTTCCAGGGCGCGGCGGCGGCGTTCCAGTCGTCCTTGACGAGCACCTTGTGGCTGGTGCTCGCGGCCATCGTCACCATGTATATCGTGCTGGGCGTGCTGTACGAGAGCTTCATCCATCCCGTCACCATCCTGTCGACCCTGCCGTCGGCCGGCGTGGGGGCGTTGCTGGCCTTGCTGCTGACTGGCAACGAGCTGGACATGATAGGCATCATCGGCATCATCCTGCTGATCGGCATCGTCAAGAAAAACGCCATCATGATGATCGACTTCGCCCTGGACGCCGAGCGCAAGCGCGGCATGGCGCCGCGCGAGGCCATCCATGAGGCGGCCCTGCTGCGCTTCCGGCCCATCCTGATGACCACCCTGGCCGCGCTGTTCGGCGCCGTGCCGCTGATGCTGTCGACCGGCACCGGTTCGGAGCTGCGCCAGCCGCTGGGTCTGGTGATGGTGGGGGGCTTGCTGCTGAGCCAGCTGCTGACGCTGTTCACCACGCCGGTCATCTATCTGATGTTCGATCGCATGGGCCAACGCTGGCGCGCGCGCCGCGCGGCCCGCCGGGGCGATGCGGCGGCCGGAGCGCCCCGATGA